The proteins below are encoded in one region of Mycobacterium shinjukuense:
- the crgA gene encoding cell division protein CrgA has protein sequence MPKSKVRKKNGFAVSAVSRTPVKVKAGPSSVWFVSLFIGLMLIGLVWLMVFQLAALGSQAPAALRWMADLGPWNYAIAFAFMITGLLLTMRWH, from the coding sequence ATGCCCAAGTCCAAGGTCCGCAAGAAGAACGGCTTCGCCGTCAGCGCGGTCAGCCGCACACCGGTGAAGGTCAAGGCCGGACCGTCGAGTGTGTGGTTCGTATCCTTGTTCATCGGTCTGATGTTGATCGGCCTCGTCTGGTTGATGGTGTTTCAGTTGGCCGCCCTCGGCAGTCAGGCGCCCGCGGCGCTGCGCTGGATGGCCGACCTCGGCCCGTGGAACTACGCGATCGCGTTCGCCTTCATGATCACCGGCCT
- a CDS encoding DUF881 domain-containing protein, whose translation MIDGRRSAWRLGVPPVCLLAGLLLAATHGVSGGAEIRRSDAPRLVDLVREAQASVDGLNTRREALTDQIDAVHGRSSDTALAAMLRRAAELAGEANMNPVHGPGLVVRLDDAQRDANGRFPRDASPDDLVVHQQDIDGVLNALRSAGAEAIQMQDQRIIATSVVRCVGNTLLLNGRTYSPPYTITAIGNAAAMQAALAAAPLVSLYKQYVVRFGLGYHEEVKPDVAIVGHSGVPPLHYAQPAGPIGY comes from the coding sequence ATGATCGATGGGCGCCGCTCCGCGTGGCGCCTCGGCGTCCCGCCGGTGTGTTTGCTGGCCGGGCTGCTGCTGGCCGCCACCCACGGGGTGTCTGGCGGCGCCGAGATTCGTCGCAGCGACGCTCCGCGCCTGGTCGACCTTGTCCGCGAGGCGCAGGCGTCGGTGGACGGGCTCAACACCCGACGGGAAGCGCTCACCGACCAGATCGACGCGGTGCACGGCCGCTCATCGGATACGGCGTTGGCGGCGATGCTCAGACGAGCCGCCGAGCTGGCCGGTGAGGCGAATATGAACCCGGTCCACGGGCCGGGCCTGGTGGTCAGGCTCGATGACGCGCAACGCGACGCCAACGGACGCTTTCCGCGCGACGCCTCCCCCGATGACCTGGTGGTGCACCAGCAAGACATCGACGGTGTCCTCAACGCGCTGCGGAGCGCGGGCGCGGAGGCGATTCAGATGCAAGACCAGCGCATCATCGCGACCTCCGTCGTGCGCTGTGTCGGCAACACGTTGTTGCTCAACGGGCGCACCTACAGCCCGCCCTACACGATCACCGCGATCGGCAACGCCGCCGCCATGCAAGCGGCGCTGGCGGCCGCTCCCCTGGTGAGCCTCTACAAGCAGTACGTGGTCCGATTCGGCTTGGGCTACCACGAAGAGGTCAAGCCCGACGTGGCGATCGTCGGGCATTCCGGGGTGCCGCCGCTGCATTACGCGCAGCCCGCGGGTCCGATCGGATACTGA
- a CDS encoding aminodeoxychorismate/anthranilate synthase component II, producing the protein MRILVVDNYDSFVFNLVQYLGQLGVAADVWRNDDARLSDEAAIAARFDGVLLSPGPGTPERAGASVGLVRACAAACTPLLGVCLGHQAIGVAFGATVDRAPELLHGKTSSVFHTNVGVLQGLPDPFTATRYHSLTILPESLPPELQVTARTQSGVIMAVRHTELPIHGVQFHPESILTEGGHRMLANWLGYCGWARDETLVRRLESAVRAAVRPHLPSDTGATDRTSA; encoded by the coding sequence ATGCGAATCCTGGTCGTCGACAACTACGACAGCTTCGTGTTCAACCTGGTGCAGTATCTGGGCCAGCTTGGCGTTGCGGCCGACGTGTGGCGCAACGACGACGCCCGGCTCTCGGACGAGGCCGCAATCGCCGCCCGGTTCGACGGTGTCTTGCTCAGCCCGGGCCCGGGCACCCCGGAACGCGCGGGCGCGTCGGTCGGCCTGGTCCGGGCATGCGCGGCGGCGTGCACCCCGCTGCTCGGGGTGTGCCTGGGGCATCAGGCCATCGGCGTGGCGTTCGGTGCCACCGTCGACCGCGCGCCCGAGTTGCTGCACGGCAAGACCAGCAGCGTGTTCCACACGAACGTGGGTGTGCTGCAAGGGCTTCCGGATCCGTTCACGGCGACTCGATACCATTCGCTGACCATCCTGCCGGAGTCGTTGCCGCCGGAGCTGCAGGTCACCGCCCGCACCCAAAGCGGCGTCATCATGGCGGTGCGGCACACCGAGCTGCCGATCCACGGCGTCCAATTCCACCCGGAGTCGATCCTGACCGAGGGCGGCCACCGGATGCTGGCCAACTGGCTGGGCTACTGCGGATGGGCGCGGGACGAGACGCTGGTGCGCCGGCTGGAGAGCGCAGTGCGGGCCGCGGTGCGGCCGCACCTGCCCAGCGATACCGGCGCTACTGACCGAACTTCAGCGTGA